A region of Kribbella sp. NBC_01245 DNA encodes the following proteins:
- a CDS encoding sec-independent translocase, which yields MFGIGVPEMMVIGVVAILVFGPDRLPEFARTAGRLLRQMRQMVSNAQNDLRNELGPEFADLDVRDLNPRSFVRKHLLEGIDDDDNDALDKPVASSVDMMNGRPRLPAGQPAPYDSEAT from the coding sequence ATGTTCGGCATCGGGGTTCCCGAGATGATGGTGATCGGTGTCGTCGCCATTCTCGTGTTCGGCCCGGACCGGCTACCGGAGTTCGCCCGGACGGCCGGCCGCCTGCTGCGCCAGATGCGGCAGATGGTCAGCAACGCCCAGAACGATCTGCGCAACGAGCTCGGCCCCGAGTTCGCGGACCTGGACGTGCGCGATCTCAACCCGCGCAGCTTCGTCCGCAAGCACCTGCTCGAAGGTATCGACGATGACGACAACGACGCGCTGGACAAGCCCGTCGCGTCGTCCGTCGACATGATGAACGGCCGGCCGCGGCTGCCCGCCGGCCAGCCCGCGCCGTACGACTCGGAAGCTACTTGA
- a CDS encoding GNAT family N-acetyltransferase, which translates to MEFPADVPVLTDGVVTLRAPRADDAAGLVAQCNDPESVRWTSVPLSYGEQQALERLTKGVPAAWQTETAFIFAVEYDGRFAGSVELRPEGGNTAELAYGLDGWARGAGVAQRAVALLLEWGFTSRGFAVVQWRAHVGNWGSRRVAWATGFQFGATIPNLLVQRGVRKDAWTGWLGRDDAREPQTPWFDVPVLESSAVRLREWREDELPRMSEARTNDATKHFLPFIRQPFDAGAARWLLGHVRLQAAQGLRFNWCVADPATDVALGNVTLFRLSEAAPPAEGTFVGEGELGYWGHPEGAGRGLMSAAIRRIAEWYFTSAQAGGFGGRRLVIATAATNKAARRVAESAGFELAGTERAAFPLGDGTIDDKVVYDRIK; encoded by the coding sequence GTGGAATTTCCTGCGGACGTACCGGTTCTGACCGATGGTGTAGTCACTCTGCGAGCGCCTCGGGCCGACGACGCCGCCGGGCTCGTTGCCCAGTGCAATGACCCCGAGAGCGTGCGCTGGACCAGCGTGCCTCTGTCGTACGGCGAGCAGCAGGCGCTGGAGCGGCTCACCAAGGGGGTTCCGGCCGCCTGGCAGACCGAGACCGCGTTCATCTTCGCCGTCGAGTACGACGGCCGCTTCGCCGGTTCGGTCGAACTCCGGCCAGAGGGTGGCAACACCGCCGAGCTCGCGTACGGGCTCGACGGCTGGGCCCGGGGTGCCGGTGTCGCCCAGCGCGCGGTCGCGCTGCTGCTGGAGTGGGGATTCACCAGTCGGGGCTTCGCCGTCGTGCAGTGGCGGGCGCACGTCGGCAACTGGGGCTCGCGGCGAGTGGCCTGGGCGACGGGTTTCCAGTTCGGCGCGACAATTCCGAACCTGCTCGTGCAGCGAGGGGTGCGGAAGGACGCCTGGACCGGGTGGCTCGGCCGGGATGACGCTCGCGAGCCGCAGACGCCCTGGTTCGACGTACCGGTGCTGGAGTCTTCCGCCGTACGGCTGCGGGAGTGGCGTGAGGACGAACTGCCCCGGATGAGCGAGGCCCGGACGAACGACGCGACCAAGCACTTCCTGCCGTTCATCCGGCAGCCCTTCGACGCGGGCGCGGCTCGTTGGCTGCTCGGCCACGTCCGGTTGCAGGCCGCGCAGGGATTGCGGTTCAACTGGTGCGTGGCCGATCCGGCGACGGATGTTGCCCTGGGCAACGTCACGCTGTTCCGCCTATCCGAGGCGGCGCCACCTGCCGAGGGCACCTTCGTGGGCGAGGGCGAGCTCGGCTACTGGGGTCATCCCGAAGGAGCGGGCCGCGGGCTGATGTCCGCCGCCATCCGACGGATCGCCGAGTGGTACTTCACGTCGGCCCAGGCGGGCGGTTTCGGCGGTCGCAGGCTGGTCATCGCGACCGCCGCGACGAACAAGGCCGCCCGGCGGGTTGCCGAGTCGGCCGGGTTCGAGCTGGCCGGCACCGAGCGGGCGGCTTTCCCGTTGGGCGACGGCACGATCGACGACAAGGTCGTCTACGACCGGATCAAGTAG
- a CDS encoding Mrp/NBP35 family ATP-binding protein, producing the protein MSPTVDQVTAALGNVLDPEIKKPITDLGMVESVVVRTDGVVAVKILLTVSGCPMKDTLRRDTTAAVNKVEGVTGVEIELGVMSAEQRAALQTQLRGGHAEKEIPFSRPDSLTKVFAIASGKGGVGKSSVTVNLAVAMARRGLSVGVLDADIYGHSIPAMFGVADERPTSVEDMIMPVPAHGVKVISIGMLKPKREQVVAWRGPILDRALVQMLADVYWGDLDVLLLDLPPGTGDIAISVGQRLTSAEVIVVTTPQEAAAEVAERAGTMAQMVHQRVAGVIENMSFLPCPHCGPEHRIEIFGSGGGARVAETLSTRLGYPIPLLGQVPLDERLRSGGDNGQPLAMADPETPAAMELAQIADRLGGKPRGLLGRQLGLSPAGR; encoded by the coding sequence ATGTCCCCCACTGTTGACCAGGTGACCGCGGCGCTCGGGAATGTGCTCGACCCCGAGATCAAGAAACCGATCACCGATCTAGGCATGGTCGAGTCCGTTGTCGTGCGGACCGATGGCGTTGTCGCGGTCAAAATCCTGCTGACCGTGTCCGGCTGTCCGATGAAGGACACGCTGCGCCGCGATACCACTGCCGCCGTCAACAAGGTCGAGGGCGTGACCGGGGTCGAGATCGAGCTCGGCGTGATGTCGGCCGAGCAGCGAGCGGCCCTGCAGACCCAGCTCCGCGGTGGCCACGCGGAGAAGGAGATCCCGTTCTCCCGGCCGGATTCGCTCACCAAGGTGTTCGCGATCGCCTCCGGCAAGGGTGGCGTCGGCAAGTCCTCGGTAACGGTGAACCTGGCCGTCGCGATGGCCCGCCGCGGCCTGTCCGTCGGTGTGCTGGACGCGGACATCTACGGTCACTCGATCCCCGCCATGTTCGGCGTCGCGGACGAGCGGCCCACTTCCGTCGAGGACATGATCATGCCGGTGCCCGCGCACGGCGTGAAGGTGATCTCGATCGGCATGCTGAAGCCGAAGCGTGAGCAGGTCGTCGCTTGGCGTGGCCCGATTCTGGACCGCGCGCTGGTGCAGATGCTCGCGGACGTCTACTGGGGCGACCTGGACGTGCTGCTGCTCGACCTGCCGCCGGGCACCGGAGACATCGCGATCTCGGTCGGCCAGCGGCTGACCAGCGCCGAGGTGATCGTCGTGACCACGCCGCAGGAGGCCGCCGCCGAGGTGGCCGAGCGCGCCGGCACGATGGCGCAGATGGTGCACCAGCGGGTCGCCGGTGTGATCGAGAACATGTCGTTCCTGCCCTGCCCGCACTGTGGCCCCGAGCACCGGATCGAGATCTTCGGCTCCGGCGGTGGCGCCCGGGTCGCGGAGACCCTGTCGACGCGCCTCGGTTACCCGATCCCGCTGCTGGGTCAGGTCCCGCTGGACGAGCGCCTCCGCAGTGGCGGCGACAACGGCCAGCCGCTGGCGATGGCCGATCCCGAGACCCCGGCCGCGATGGAGCTCGCGCAGATCGCGGACCGCCTCGGCGGCAAACCCCGCGGCCTGCTCGGCCGCCAGCTTGGCCTCTCCCCCGCCGGCCGCTAA
- a CDS encoding class III extradiol dioxygenase subunit B-like domain-containing protein, producing the protein MPVVAVTVCPHPPILVPQVAAGAAHETADLRMAAIGAVKSLANLDVVLMIGSGPATGAEFGPGQTDMSAYGAREVELGIEPNAPLSLLIGAWLLREAGVSAWSGLTVAGDAAPADCLALGRELAADPRRIGLLVMGDGSARQSEHAPAHLHPRAVAFDDVVAAALATADTAVLVALDPFIAAEVQAAGRAPWQVLAGAAEGRDWNAHLDYSAAPYGVAYFVARWT; encoded by the coding sequence GTGCCTGTCGTCGCCGTAACGGTCTGCCCGCATCCCCCGATCCTGGTGCCGCAGGTCGCGGCCGGCGCGGCTCACGAGACCGCTGACCTTCGGATGGCCGCGATCGGGGCGGTCAAGAGCCTGGCCAACCTGGACGTCGTACTGATGATCGGCTCCGGCCCGGCCACCGGCGCGGAGTTCGGCCCGGGCCAGACCGATATGAGCGCGTACGGCGCGCGCGAGGTCGAACTCGGCATCGAGCCCAACGCGCCCCTCTCGCTACTCATCGGCGCCTGGCTGCTGCGCGAGGCAGGCGTTTCCGCGTGGTCGGGTCTGACCGTCGCCGGCGACGCGGCCCCGGCGGACTGCCTGGCCCTCGGCCGGGAGCTGGCGGCGGACCCACGCCGGATCGGCCTGCTGGTGATGGGCGACGGCTCGGCTCGGCAGAGTGAGCATGCTCCCGCGCATCTGCATCCACGCGCGGTCGCGTTCGACGACGTGGTCGCCGCGGCGCTCGCGACGGCCGATACCGCCGTACTGGTCGCGCTCGACCCGTTCATCGCCGCCGAGGTCCAGGCGGCTGGGCGGGCGCCGTGGCAGGTCCTGGCCGGAGCCGCCGAGGGGCGCGACTGGAACGCGCACCTCGACTACTCCGCGGCGCCGTACGGCGTGGCCTATTTCGTCGCGCGCTGGACCTGA
- the folP gene encoding dihydropteroate synthase has product MTLRLGQRTFAPEQFALMAIVNRTPDSFYDRGATFADNAALEAVDRAVADGADLIDIGGVKAGYGEPVSEEEEIRRTVDFVAAVRERHPDLVISVDTWRAGVARRVCAAGADLLNDTWSGADPELAEAAAEYGAGLVCSHTGGAVPRTDPHRVAYADVVADVVETVSRLAERAVALGVRRDGIVIDPTHDFGKNSLHSLELTRRLDELVETGWPVLVAVSNKDFIGETLDRPPSQRAVGTLTALTVSAWLGARVFRVHDVAAARQTLDMVAVLRGSAQPAGIRRGLV; this is encoded by the coding sequence GTGACTCTCAGGCTGGGACAACGGACGTTCGCCCCGGAGCAGTTCGCGTTGATGGCGATCGTGAACCGCACGCCCGATTCGTTCTACGACCGTGGGGCGACCTTCGCCGACAACGCCGCGCTCGAGGCCGTCGATCGCGCTGTTGCCGATGGCGCCGACCTGATCGATATCGGCGGGGTCAAGGCGGGATACGGCGAGCCGGTCAGCGAGGAGGAGGAGATCCGCCGGACGGTGGACTTCGTCGCGGCCGTGCGCGAGCGGCATCCCGACCTGGTGATCTCGGTCGACACCTGGCGAGCCGGGGTGGCCCGCCGGGTCTGCGCTGCCGGCGCGGACCTGCTCAACGACACCTGGTCCGGCGCCGATCCCGAGCTCGCCGAGGCGGCCGCTGAGTACGGCGCGGGCCTCGTCTGCAGTCACACGGGTGGTGCCGTGCCGCGGACGGATCCACATCGCGTCGCGTATGCGGACGTCGTCGCGGATGTGGTCGAGACCGTCAGCCGTCTGGCCGAGCGAGCCGTCGCCCTGGGCGTTCGGCGCGATGGCATCGTGATCGATCCGACCCACGACTTCGGCAAGAACAGCCTGCACTCGCTCGAGCTGACCCGCCGGCTGGACGAGTTGGTGGAGACGGGCTGGCCGGTGCTGGTCGCCGTCTCGAACAAGGACTTCATCGGCGAAACGCTGGACCGGCCGCCGTCGCAACGTGCCGTCGGCACCCTGACGGCGTTGACGGTTTCGGCTTGGCTCGGCGCCCGCGTGTTCCGGGTGCACGACGTGGCCGCGGCCCGGCAGACCCTCGATATGGTCGCCGTACTGCGTGGAAGCGCCCAGCCGGCCGGGATCCGCCGGGGGTTGGTGTGA
- a CDS encoding DUF1003 domain-containing protein — protein sequence MARDERNTDEQRDRRLTRAADRLDIPRELRRTLVRRRAYDADAFGRLSERIARFLGTGQFLVYMTATVLFWVTWNIVGPESLRFDEYPFIFLTLALSLQASYAAPLILLAQNRQEARDRVQYERDRDVDARTRADMEFLAREVAALRMSVGEVATRDFLRSELKTLLHDLEAPTDGKRPEYKK from the coding sequence ATGGCGCGTGACGAGCGGAATACCGATGAGCAGCGGGATCGCCGGCTGACCCGTGCGGCCGACCGGCTCGACATTCCGCGCGAGCTACGCCGCACGCTGGTCCGGCGCCGGGCGTACGACGCGGACGCGTTCGGCCGGTTGTCCGAGCGGATCGCGCGATTCCTGGGCACGGGCCAGTTCCTGGTCTACATGACCGCGACGGTCCTCTTCTGGGTCACCTGGAACATCGTCGGGCCGGAGAGCCTGCGCTTCGACGAGTATCCGTTCATCTTCCTGACGCTGGCGCTCAGCCTGCAAGCGTCGTACGCCGCACCCCTGATCCTCCTCGCGCAGAACCGGCAAGAGGCTCGCGACCGGGTCCAGTACGAACGCGATCGCGACGTGGACGCCCGCACCCGCGCCGACATGGAATTCCTGGCCCGCGAGGTCGCCGCGCTGCGCATGTCCGTCGGCGAGGTCGCCACCCGCGACTTCCTGCGCTCCGAACTCAAAACCCTGCTCCACGACCTGGAAGCCCCGACCGACGGAAAGCGACCGGAGTACAAGAAGTGA